Sequence from the bacterium genome:
ACCGTAACCATCATAGTTTCAGTCGAGCGCGGGCGGAACGCCGCCGGGCGCCGAGGAGACAGACCATGAACGTCGCCGTCGTCTACCACAGTGGCTACGGGCACACCGCCAAGCAGGCCGAGGCCGTCGCGCGCGGCGCGGCCTCCGTTTCGGGAACCAACGTCGCGCTCGTGCCGGTGGGCGAGGTGGACGCGCGGTGGGAGGAGCTCGACGCCGCCGACGCGCTGATCTTCGGCACGCCGACCTACATGGGGAACGTGAGCGCCGAGTTCAAGCTCTTCATGGAGAAGTCGTCCAAGCGCTGGGCCGCGCAGGCGTGGAAGGACAAGATCGCCGCCGGCTTCACCAACTCGGCCAGCCAAAACGGCGACAAGCAGAACACCCTCGCCGCGCTCGCCGTCTTCGCCGCGCAGCACGGGATGATCTGGGTGGGCCTCGGGCTGCTGCCGGGCAACAACAGCTCGACCGGCGGCGTGGAGGACCTCAACCGGCTCGGCTCGTCGCTCGGCGCGATGGCCCAGAGCAACGCCGACCAAGGTCCCGACGTCGCGCCGATTCCGAGCGACCTGCGGACCGCCGAACACCTCGGCCGCCGCGCGGCGGAGTTCGCGGCGGTGGTCGCGAAGGGGCGCGCCTGACGCGCCCCTCGCCCGATCCCGCGGCGACGCCGGGCGCGCCCGACGCGCCTCGCGGCCGTCGCGCGTCAGCG
This genomic interval carries:
- a CDS encoding flavodoxin family protein, which encodes MNVAVVYHSGYGHTAKQAEAVARGAASVSGTNVALVPVGEVDARWEELDAADALIFGTPTYMGNVSAEFKLFMEKSSKRWAAQAWKDKIAAGFTNSASQNGDKQNTLAALAVFAAQHGMIWVGLGLLPGNNSSTGGVEDLNRLGSSLGAMAQSNADQGPDVAPIPSDLRTAEHLGRRAAEFAAVVAKGRA